The following proteins come from a genomic window of Salvia hispanica cultivar TCC Black 2014 chromosome 4, UniMelb_Shisp_WGS_1.0, whole genome shotgun sequence:
- the LOC125217788 gene encoding homeobox-leucine zipper protein HDG5-like isoform X1, with protein sequence MYGDCQVMSSSTVGGNPMSSDNSSLYNSTIQNPNFNFMANISPFNMFSPILPQKEESAAAMAKAKEDLLESGSGSEHIEGASGNEQEAEQQPPAKSKRYHRHTARQIQEMESLFKECPHPDDKQRLKLSQDLGLKPRQVKFWFQNRRTQMKVSGSFFLSHQEP encoded by the exons ATGTATGGAGATTGTCAAGTTATGTCGTCATCAACGGTGGGAGGAAACCCTATGTCGTCGGATAACTCATCGCTGTACAACTCCACCATCCAAAACCCCAACTTCAATTTCATGGCCAACATCAGCCCTTTCAACATGTTCTCTCCGATTCTCCCA CAGAAAGAAGAATCCGCAGCCGCGATGGCGAAAGCCAAAGAGGATTTATTGGAAAGCGGCTCCGGCAGCGAGCACATCGAAGGAGCGTCGGGCAACGAGCAGGAGGCGGAGCAGCAGCCCCCCGCCAAAAGCAAACGCTACCACCGCCACACCGCCCGCCAGATCCAAGAGATGGAATC ATTGTTCAAGGAATGTCCGCACCCAGACGACAAACAGCGCCTCAAACTCAGCCAAGACCTCGGCCTCAAACCGAGGCAAGTCAAATTCTGGTTCCAAAATCGCCGCACTCAGATGAAGGTGAGTGGGagcttctttctctctcatcaggaaccctag
- the LOC125217788 gene encoding homeobox-leucine zipper protein HDG5-like isoform X2 → MYGDCQVMSSSTVGGNPMSSDNSSLYNSTIQNPNFNFMANISPFNMFSPILPKEESAAAMAKAKEDLLESGSGSEHIEGASGNEQEAEQQPPAKSKRYHRHTARQIQEMESLFKECPHPDDKQRLKLSQDLGLKPRQVKFWFQNRRTQMKVSGSFFLSHQEP, encoded by the exons ATGTATGGAGATTGTCAAGTTATGTCGTCATCAACGGTGGGAGGAAACCCTATGTCGTCGGATAACTCATCGCTGTACAACTCCACCATCCAAAACCCCAACTTCAATTTCATGGCCAACATCAGCCCTTTCAACATGTTCTCTCCGATTCTCCCA AAAGAAGAATCCGCAGCCGCGATGGCGAAAGCCAAAGAGGATTTATTGGAAAGCGGCTCCGGCAGCGAGCACATCGAAGGAGCGTCGGGCAACGAGCAGGAGGCGGAGCAGCAGCCCCCCGCCAAAAGCAAACGCTACCACCGCCACACCGCCCGCCAGATCCAAGAGATGGAATC ATTGTTCAAGGAATGTCCGCACCCAGACGACAAACAGCGCCTCAAACTCAGCCAAGACCTCGGCCTCAAACCGAGGCAAGTCAAATTCTGGTTCCAAAATCGCCGCACTCAGATGAAGGTGAGTGGGagcttctttctctctcatcaggaaccctag